In a genomic window of Akkermansiaceae bacterium:
- a CDS encoding DNA polymerase — protein MSLTSLFVDFDAYFASAEQHLQPHLRGRPVGVAPVLAETSCCIAASYEAKAHGIKTGTSVRDARQLCPGIQIVQAQPAKYVELHHRLVAAVETCLHVEAVLSIDEMWCWLPYNLREPETVEKIGYNIKRAIHDQVSPWINGSVGAAPNKWLAKMASKMRKPNGLLVIQQHDLPGILYELELRDMHGVGRAMEIRLHAHGIHDVRSLCHASRQQLHAAWGGIEGDRLWFQLRGKEVPEPETSRRSIGHSHVLPPDQRHPDAALPVLHKLTQKAAQRLRSHGMLARGFSISLRYLRGGKWCREIQLEPTDDSLILARTTSLLWRQRPHHGEHLLQVSMVLDRLTHVGNYTPSLFIDEQEHPVETGKTSHQVLNESMDMLVQKFGRQSIYLGGAHNAIEAAPMRISFGHIPDLDVEAD, from the coding sequence ATGAGCCTTACCTCCCTCTTTGTTGATTTTGATGCCTACTTTGCCTCGGCAGAGCAGCACTTGCAGCCGCACCTGCGTGGCAGACCCGTCGGTGTGGCGCCGGTTCTGGCAGAAACATCTTGCTGTATTGCCGCGAGCTACGAGGCCAAAGCCCATGGGATCAAAACCGGCACCAGTGTGCGCGACGCCCGCCAACTCTGCCCGGGTATCCAGATCGTCCAGGCCCAGCCCGCCAAATACGTCGAGCTTCACCACCGGCTCGTCGCCGCCGTGGAAACCTGCCTCCACGTCGAGGCGGTACTCTCCATCGATGAAATGTGGTGCTGGCTCCCCTACAACCTGCGGGAGCCGGAAACCGTGGAAAAAATAGGGTACAACATCAAACGCGCCATCCACGACCAGGTCAGCCCGTGGATCAATGGCAGCGTAGGTGCCGCACCTAACAAATGGCTCGCCAAGATGGCATCAAAAATGCGTAAACCCAATGGTCTGCTGGTCATCCAACAACACGACCTCCCCGGGATTCTCTATGAGCTTGAGCTGCGCGATATGCACGGGGTGGGCCGGGCCATGGAGATCCGCCTGCACGCCCACGGCATCCATGATGTGCGCAGCCTGTGTCATGCCAGCCGACAGCAGCTTCATGCGGCCTGGGGTGGCATCGAGGGCGACCGACTCTGGTTTCAACTCCGGGGAAAAGAGGTGCCGGAGCCGGAAACCAGCCGTCGCAGCATCGGCCATAGCCATGTCCTGCCACCCGACCAACGCCACCCCGACGCCGCCTTGCCGGTTCTTCACAAGCTGACCCAAAAAGCCGCCCAGCGCCTACGCAGCCACGGTATGCTGGCGCGCGGTTTTTCCATTTCTCTCCGTTACCTCCGGGGGGGCAAGTGGTGCCGTGAAATACAGTTAGAACCGACTGATGACTCGCTCATACTCGCACGCACCACCAGCCTGCTCTGGCGGCAGCGGCCTCATCATGGCGAGCACCTGCTGCAAGTCTCCATGGTACTGGACCGGCTTACCCATGTGGGTAACTACACCCCGTCGCTCTTTATCGACGAGCAGGAACACCCAGTGGAAACCGGGAAAACCAGCCACCAGGTGCTTAATGAATCGATGGATATGCTGGTGCAGAAGTTTGGCAGGCAATCCATCTACCTCGGTGGTGCCCACAACGCTATCGAAGCCGCCCCCATGCGTATCTCCTTCGGCCACATCCCGGATCTGGACGTGGAGGCGGATTGA
- a CDS encoding carbohydrate-binding family 9-like protein — translation MHGLPEKYHCPRVAGPLKLDGFISDPAWAAVPWTGDFQDITGDPALKPRFRTRAKMAWDDTWFYVAAEMEEPHVWGTITRQNEIIFNDNDFEVFIDPDGDSNNYYEFEMNALGTIWELNLPVPYSEGGVPLLGCNLPGLIRKVGVKGRLNDPTTTDEGWCVEIAFPWKELAKYNPGRSTPPAHGDMWKVNFSRVQWRHEVVDGKYVRIPPHGTDLCSGLNPEDQQHPEDNWVWSPQGVVNMHIPTHWGEVVFQA, via the coding sequence ATGCACGGATTACCTGAAAAATACCACTGTCCCCGCGTGGCGGGTCCGTTGAAGCTGGATGGCTTCATCTCCGATCCGGCATGGGCCGCCGTACCGTGGACCGGTGATTTCCAGGACATCACCGGCGACCCCGCGCTGAAACCTCGCTTCCGCACACGGGCGAAAATGGCCTGGGACGATACCTGGTTCTACGTCGCGGCCGAAATGGAGGAGCCTCATGTCTGGGGCACCATCACCAGGCAAAACGAAATCATTTTTAACGACAACGACTTCGAGGTGTTTATCGATCCCGATGGTGATTCTAACAATTATTACGAATTTGAGATGAACGCCCTGGGCACCATCTGGGAGCTGAATCTCCCGGTGCCCTACAGCGAGGGTGGTGTGCCCCTACTCGGCTGCAACCTGCCTGGCCTAATCCGCAAGGTCGGGGTGAAGGGTAGACTCAATGATCCCACTACCACGGATGAAGGCTGGTGTGTGGAGATCGCTTTCCCGTGGAAGGAACTGGCGAAGTACAATCCGGGCCGATCCACCCCCCCGGCACACGGCGACATGTGGAAGGTGAATTTTTCCCGCGTCCAGTGGCGGCATGAGGTGGTTGATGGAAAATATGTTAGAATTCCGCCGCACGGCACCGACCTCTGCTCAGGTCTCAATCCCGAGGACCAGCAACACCCCGAGGACAACTGGGTCTGGAGTCCGCAAGGAGTCGTCAATATGCACATTCCAACCCACTGGGGAGAGGTGGTTTTCCAAGCCTGA
- a CDS encoding aldo/keto reductase, producing the protein MKLNRLGGSAIVVSDICMGTMTFGKQCDKDESFRILDKAADAGIDFFDTAEVYPVPPSRKTAGITEELVGEWLKTKDRESLIIASKVAGPAHGWFIPPVRGGKAAIDRHHIRRAIEGSLKRLQTDYIDLYQVHWCDHDMRAEDTLEALDELVREGKVRTIGTSNEDAYGLMKSLWTSDTCGLARFDTIQNNFSINNRRFEDELAEVCRQEKVSLLPYSPLAGGVLTGKYNDGKYPDGARFSKYLQTGQPRQKAMAERFVNEKSLATTARMIEIAKEIDMHVVTLATAWSKQHDFVASTIVGASHADHLDPIIAAADVTLSDEILDKIDKVSEEFLYPMG; encoded by the coding sequence ATGAAATTAAATCGACTTGGCGGCAGCGCCATCGTGGTCAGCGACATCTGTATGGGCACGATGACGTTTGGCAAGCAGTGTGATAAAGACGAGAGTTTCCGTATCCTCGACAAAGCGGCGGATGCGGGGATTGATTTTTTTGATACCGCGGAAGTCTACCCTGTTCCACCCAGCAGGAAAACGGCGGGGATCACCGAGGAGTTGGTCGGGGAATGGTTGAAAACCAAGGACCGTGAAAGCCTGATCATCGCTTCCAAGGTCGCCGGCCCGGCCCACGGGTGGTTTATCCCGCCCGTGCGTGGCGGCAAGGCGGCCATCGACCGTCATCATATCCGCCGCGCCATCGAGGGAAGCCTGAAACGACTGCAAACCGACTACATTGACCTCTATCAAGTCCACTGGTGTGATCACGACATGCGTGCCGAGGACACCCTGGAGGCTCTGGATGAGCTGGTGCGGGAAGGCAAGGTGCGGACCATCGGCACCAGCAACGAGGACGCATACGGGCTGATGAAATCGCTCTGGACCAGCGACACCTGCGGCCTGGCACGTTTCGATACCATCCAGAATAATTTTTCCATTAACAACCGTCGGTTCGAGGATGAGCTGGCTGAGGTGTGCCGACAGGAAAAGGTCAGCCTGCTGCCCTACAGTCCGCTTGCCGGCGGTGTTCTAACAGGAAAATACAACGATGGAAAATATCCCGATGGGGCGCGTTTCAGCAAGTATCTCCAGACTGGCCAGCCTCGTCAGAAAGCGATGGCGGAGCGCTTTGTAAACGAAAAGAGCCTGGCTACGACAGCCAGGATGATCGAGATTGCCAAGGAGATCGACATGCATGTGGTTACCCTTGCCACCGCCTGGAGCAAGCAGCACGATTTTGTCGCCTCCACCATCGTGGGGGCGTCTCACGCAGACCACCTCGACCCCATCATCGCCGCCGCTGATGTAACCTTGAGTGATGAGATTCTGGATAAAATCGACAAGGTGAGTGAGGAGTTTCTTTACCCGATGGGATAA
- a CDS encoding tellurium resistance protein TerC, which yields MTSGMGHLFDLAMLIMLQAVLGFDNLLYISIESKRAPLEKQKSVRIWGIGLAVFLRIGLLFLLLKLMDSFTASLFKCDNRFVHADFNFTSLITLLGGGFIIYTAVKEVMHMLSYEEARAHDGKKKQASVVKIVALIVAMNLVFSFDSILSAMAITKVEWVMATAIVISGVLMILMADKVSAFLQKNRLYEILGLFILFIVGVLLVSEGGHQAHLRFFGFPVEAMSKTTFYFVIAVLVLVDVIQGRYQKKLMAEKAKA from the coding sequence ATGACTAGCGGCATGGGACACCTCTTTGACCTCGCCATGCTGATCATGCTCCAGGCCGTGCTTGGCTTTGACAACCTGCTCTACATCTCCATCGAATCCAAGCGGGCCCCCTTGGAAAAACAAAAGTCGGTCCGCATCTGGGGGATTGGCCTGGCCGTGTTCCTGAGGATCGGCCTGCTGTTCCTGCTGCTTAAGCTCATGGACTCCTTCACGGCATCGCTGTTTAAATGCGATAACCGTTTCGTTCATGCCGACTTCAATTTCACCTCACTCATCACCCTGCTTGGAGGAGGATTCATTATCTACACAGCGGTCAAGGAAGTGATGCACATGCTGAGCTATGAGGAAGCCCGCGCCCATGACGGGAAGAAAAAGCAGGCATCCGTCGTCAAGATCGTCGCCCTGATAGTCGCGATGAACCTCGTTTTCTCCTTCGACTCCATCCTCAGTGCCATGGCCATTACCAAGGTTGAATGGGTGATGGCGACGGCGATCGTCATCAGTGGTGTCCTGATGATCCTCATGGCGGACAAGGTCTCCGCTTTTCTACAGAAAAACCGGCTCTACGAGATCCTCGGACTCTTCATCCTCTTTATCGTCGGCGTGTTACTCGTTTCCGAAGGCGGCCATCAGGCCCACCTCCGCTTCTTCGGCTTCCCGGTTGAGGCGATGAGTAAAACGACATTCTACTTCGTCATCGCCGTGCTGGTGCTTGTGGACGTGATCCAAGGCCGCTACCAGAAAAAGCTGATGGCGGAGAAGGCGAAGGCGTAA
- a CDS encoding N-acetyl-gamma-glutamyl-phosphate reductase, with amino-acid sequence MKRAKIAVIGASGYTGLELLRLLLSHPHAELVCVTSRQNAGRSIGELFPRFSGAAASGLQFIDPDADTVAATGAEVAFLALPHGVAAGYASSLLAKGLKIVDLSADFRLDDPAVYEEFYDASHPAPELLKEAVYGLPEVHRDAILGSRLVASPGCYPTSISLPLIPLLRKKLIDPTSIVTCSMSGVSGAGRNAILPLLFCEANESVRAYGIPKHRHLSEIEQELGKAAGAPVAISFTPHLVPVHNGICTTTSATLTAEPESVQHALEEAYADEYFVRLLGKGGCADTKNVTGTNFIDIGWSHDPRTGRVLLLSAEDNLGKGAAGQAIQNFNLICGFPETAGLQNF; translated from the coding sequence ATGAAACGTGCCAAAATCGCCGTCATCGGAGCCAGCGGATACACCGGCCTGGAGCTCCTACGCCTCTTGCTTTCCCACCCACATGCCGAGTTGGTCTGTGTCACCTCACGGCAAAACGCAGGACGCAGTATCGGGGAGCTTTTTCCCCGGTTTTCCGGTGCCGCGGCCTCGGGTTTGCAATTTATTGATCCGGATGCTGATACCGTCGCAGCCACCGGCGCCGAAGTCGCCTTCCTCGCGCTGCCCCACGGAGTGGCGGCTGGGTATGCGTCCAGCTTGTTGGCAAAGGGGCTGAAAATCGTCGACCTGAGCGCCGATTTCCGACTCGATGATCCAGCCGTGTATGAGGAGTTCTACGATGCCAGCCACCCGGCGCCGGAGTTACTCAAAGAGGCCGTTTACGGTCTCCCGGAAGTCCATCGTGACGCGATCCTCGGCTCGCGGCTGGTAGCCTCACCGGGCTGCTACCCCACTAGTATCAGCTTGCCGCTGATTCCCCTGTTACGAAAAAAACTCATCGACCCCACCAGTATTGTCACCTGCTCGATGTCGGGCGTCAGTGGTGCCGGCCGCAATGCCATCCTGCCCCTGCTCTTCTGTGAGGCCAACGAAAGTGTCCGCGCCTATGGCATCCCCAAACACCGCCACCTCTCCGAGATTGAACAGGAGCTGGGCAAGGCGGCTGGAGCACCGGTTGCCATCTCGTTTACCCCCCACCTCGTGCCGGTGCACAACGGTATCTGCACCACCACCAGCGCAACGCTGACAGCTGAGCCTGAATCCGTGCAACACGCCCTCGAAGAAGCCTACGCGGATGAATACTTCGTCAGGCTCTTAGGAAAAGGCGGCTGTGCCGATACCAAAAACGTCACCGGCACCAACTTCATCGACATCGGCTGGAGCCACGATCCGCGCACCGGGCGTGTGCTCTTGCTCAGTGCCGAAGACAACCTCGGAAAAGGCGCTGCCGGCCAGGCAATCCAGAATTTCAACCTGATCTGCGGATTTCCTGAAACTGCCGGGTTGCAAAACTTTTAA